Proteins from a single region of Besnoitia besnoiti strain Bb-Ger1 chromosome Unknown contig00019, whole genome shotgun sequence:
- a CDS encoding putative DNA ligase (NAD+) (encoded by transcript BESB_033140) encodes METGLRPARRAAASPDAERAEHAKLVGVLRACDKAYHADGRSLVPDGVYDQLKARLLKLEEKFPALVTPESPSSYVGEGPFAAASDPSSSASASRSHSASSSSFSASGFPSSVSCAILREDAPQLGRALLAVAAGARGEGDGGGLGASERRGLRRPRDTTDGAEEGPRGREGEEDASRPCVLGGRGRRRTYHLAPMLSLNAVKDANGDRHLIYMIAQMSRSLGIAWPPKQKAKTAKKKGKKNAKKAQGGSRAQAPGAALGSEASPSHRQRPVVAPALLSSSSLTEAASSSSSLARFPSAASSSAASPSESPSAPASPPAARLLLPFAFLAEPKIDGISCALRFRATPLCCPSRPPSVGSASGAGAVFCGESSEPVDAAEAGTREGALEALHTSPEGAERRAADLPSVDVACSPCGSFFPFLSDFSNRLASGVELTSPDRRASSQIQARMACAPPAPLGPRPPCPPSASPVSAVGVSSSPALLWTFLDGSPRGNGTWGEDISHTLRAMHRAERLPLAFLTRLHAPEPLAPQSLQQRFIEIRGELFLSTDAFEEYVVRRRREGKDPPIHARHAARGIAESGEHTDLLRFAAYGLVEARGGTAASAESPSARNELRVATGPSLEAARDGEATGETRRHEALARPSRFGPSPQAEAEVSVERARAATTGDAWQPAERRRGDAVESPSLRSDEETEDASAAGAGRGESGGTLDAEKRNVFTLRTQEDLLELLGALGFCTPRESARVCRSMEELHGAFVVFQRASEGAQGEQLGDPGGAKEARANDTEVSTQTPEDDTRGGASPSERPPPVPSFSSSSSSSSSSSSSGSESSSSPHSFASSCASGSRALPSAAPSSSLAFPPLGRVPADGVVFKVLSLERQQRLGNRALGPRWAFARKFPQPFALSRIRDFVFSVGRFGSVHVVAALDPVRIGNLKISRASLGPVEALRRRGLSVGDEVYVQLSGHTTPLIVGLREALGGAASQSRSGAGATDDGAGSCAGARRGDAQLPGNAWRRDERYGRAAEQDTARKGGIDADEAAGRDADALGLGSAFVRDGRRTAASGRQRETRGDGESASRPSCSIARPSSSRLGVPSWDLRPSLASLSVASSSQPLPASDAPRLAPAASLGLVTPAEGGEAAAAAPRFTLSPAVAALRCPSCGDALVFVPASGPAETGRESQQIEKAASASQQASVGSTPPLPLAAAALGSLEGRLCCSRGRDCPGQVSRLLLRLLGRSCLNVRSPSAAFLLLLHRAGLLRRPSDFLRLCFLYDVHRHMIFTRRTPGEKARRGKAKKKENAPSARLPQQERLPSGAAASPPCGGTSVCGASRLEEQRSASDAGRGDERQQRAGSTRPPEVWPPDSAVGARKLERGGREAAVEGDLSQMPSLFEVCRPMDGARPRPLHLTAKQAADPTTVARILGLEAPLAPSRATAELRSAARRRSDVPLLNGWESLVRQVLRRCAEGLPLHGLLFALSIERFGLRAAKQLAAACGGDGGLEGLLRLVKWMREEKRRTEGPVPAYDSSLSSPAPASPAVAAEAELAQASSVLSSSTSSSCPPAHSFLPPAVAAWSAALAAESPLPSLETLPEPPEAMKQNFLALSPSLRQRLAVFFADDDNVRELLLLAAFCGGMQGALPAAHLRGLFASSLASSAAGPPLDAPPVCAPAPSSRSAPPASSSASLPRLAELPASAPSLAPSPARCGA; translated from the exons ATGGAGACCGGTTTGCGCCCAGCGAGgcgtgcggctgcctcgcccgaCGCGGAGCGAGCCGAACACGCGAAGCTCGTCGGCGTGCTTCGCGCGTGCGACAAGGCGTACCACGCCGATGGCCGCTCGCTAGTCCCTGACGGCGTCTACGACCAGCTgaaggcgcggctgctcaaGCTCGAAGAG AAGTTCCCCGCGCTCGTCACGCCGGAGAGTCCGTCCTCGTACGTTGGCGAGGgccccttcgcggcggcctcagacccatcgtcctccgcctctgcgtctcgctcacattctgcgtcttcctcttcgttttctgcaTCCGGTTTTCCTTCGTCAGTCTCGTGTGCGATCTTGAGGGAAgatgcgccgcagctcggccgtgcgcttctcgccgtggcggcgggggcccgcggagaaggagacggaggaggactAGGCGCCAGCGAACGCcgggggctgcgccgcccgcgcgacaCGACAGAtggagcggaagaaggcccgcgcgggcgcgagggggaggaggacgctTCGAGGCCCTGCGTCttgggcgggcgcgggagacggcgcACCTATCACCTCGCGCCGATGCTTTCGCTGAACGCCGTAAAGGACGCGAACGGCGACAGGCACTTAATTTACATGATTGCGCAAATGAGCAG GTCGCTCGGCATCGCGTGGCCGCCCAAGCAGAAGGCTaaaacggcgaagaagaaggggaagaagaacgcgaaGAAAGCGCAGGGGGGGTcacgggcgcaggcgccgggggCTGCCTTGGGGTCTGAGGCTTCCCCGTCTCACCGGCAGAGGCCCGTGGTAGCGCCAGCCTTGCTGTCATCTTCCTCGTTGACAGAGGCCGcatcttcgtcgtcgtcgctcgcgcggtttccctccgcggcttcctcgtcggcagcctcgccgtctgagtcgccctccgcccccgcctctccccctgcggcgcgactGCTGCTGCCCTTTGCCTTTCTCGCTGAGCCTAAAATCGACGGAATCTCTTGTGCGCTGCGGTTTCGCGCAACGCCACTCTGTTgcccgtcgcgcccgccttcgGTTGGCTCGGCTAGCGGCGCCGGTGCGGTTTTCTGTGGCGAGAGTTCGGAGCCCGTGgatgccgcggaggcgggcacgCGAGAAGGAGCACTGGAGGCGCTTCACACGTCGCCGGAGGGCGctgagcgacgcgcggccgATTTGCCTTCGGTGGACGTCGCATGCAGTCCGTGCGGATCTTTTTTTCCGTTCCTGAGCGACTTTTCGAATCGACTGGCCTCTGGCGTGGAGTTGACATCTCCGGaccgtcgcgcctcctcgcagatTCAGGCGCGGatggcgtgcgcgccgcctgcccccctcgggcctcgcccgccctgtcccccctcggcctcgccagtctccgcggtcggagtctcttcgtcgcctgcgctcctGTGGACGTTCCTGgacggctcgccgcgcggcaaCGGCACGTGGGGCGAAGACATTTCCCACACGCTTCGCGCCATGCATCGCGCCGAGAGActtccgctcgccttcctaacgcgcctccacgcgcccgagccgctcgcgccgcagagtcTCCAGCAGCGATTCATCGAG ATTCGAGGCGAACTTTTCCTCTCGACCGACGCGTTCGAGGAGTACgtggtgcggcggcgcagggaaggAAAAGATCCCCCGATTCACGCGAG GCATGCTGCGAGGGGGATCGCTGAGTCGGGGGAGCACACCGATCTCCTGCGGTTCGCCGCGTACGGgctcgtggaggcgcgcggcgggactgcggcgagcgccgagtcGCCTTCTGCCAGGAACGAGCTGCGCGTGGCGACAGGGCCTTcgctcgaggctgcgcgcgacggcgaagcaaccggagagacgcggaggcacgaggcgctcgcgcgcccttcCAGGTTCGGCCCAAGTCCGCAGGCCGAAGCAGAAGTCTCTGTggagcgcgcacgcgccgcgacaaccggcgacgcgtggcaaccggcggagaggcggcgaggcgacgcagtcgagagcccctcgctgcgcagcgacgaagagacagaagacgcaagcgccgcaggcgcagggagGGGAGAGTCCGGCGGAACCCTGGACGCTGAAAAGCGAAACGTGTTCACTCTCCGCACTCAGGAGGATTTGCTGGAGCTTCTGGGCGCGCTGGGCTTCTGCACGCCTCGAGAGTCCGCGCGCGTATGTCGGTCGATGGAGGAGCTCCACGGGGCTTTCGTGGTGTTTCAGCGCgcaagcgaaggcgcgcaagGCGAGCAGCTCGGCGATCCCGGAGGTGCAAAGGAAGCACGCGCGAACGACACTGAGGTttcgacgcagacgccagaAGACGACACGAGAGGAGGAGCCTCACCTTCAGAacgcccgccgcctgtcccgtccttttcctcctcctcctcttcctcctcttcgtcctcctcctcaggaTCTgagtcttcttcctctccgcatTCGTTCGCGTCGTCTTGTGCATCTGGCTCGCGTGCGTtgccctccgctgcgccgtcgtcttcgctggcgtTTCCGCCGCTCGGACGGGTGCCTGCGGACGGAGTGGTGTTCAAGGTGCTGTCGctggagcggcagcagcgtctgGGCAACCGGGCTCTAGGCCCGCGCTGGGCGTTTGCGCGCAAGTTTCCGCAGCCCTTTGCGCTCTCGCGAATCCGTGACTTTGTCTTCTCCGTCGGGCGGTTCGGCTCCGTCCACGTTGTCGCAGCGCTCGACCCCGTCCGCATCGGCAACCTGAAGATCTCCCGCGCGTCCCTGGGGcccgtggaggcgctgcgccgccgcggcctctcagtGGGCGACGAGGTCTACGTGCAGCTCAGCGGCCATACCACGCCGCTCATCGTTGggctccgcgaggcgctcggaggcgccgcgagccagagccgcagcggcgcaggtgcGACCGACGACGGGGCCGGAAGCTGCGCAGGAGCacgccgaggcgacgcgcagctccCTGGGaacgcgtggcggcgcgacgagcgctacggacgcgccgcagagcaaGACACCGCTCGCAAGGGGGGAatcgacgcagacgaagcagccgGGCGAGACGCGGATGCGCTGGGGCTCGGTTCAGCGTTCGTTAGGGACGGCAGACGCACAGCCGCCTCGGgtcgacagagagagacacgcggggacggcgagagcgcgagccgACCCTCCTGCTCCATCGCGCGGCCGAGCAGTAGTCGCCTCGGCGTGCCGTCCTGGGATCTGCGTCCCTCGCTTGCTtccctctccgtcgcgtcGAGTTCGCAGCCTCTCCCTGCCTCAGACGCTCCTCGGCTCGCTCCAGCTGCGTCTCTGGGCTTGGTCACtcccgcggagggcggcgaggcggcagcagcggcgccgcggttcACGCTTTCTCCCGCGGTggcggctctccgctgcccctcgtgcggcgacgcgctcgtcttcgtcccTGCGTCTGgaccggcggagacggggcgCGAGAGCCAGCAAATAGAaaaggcagcgagcgcctcgcagcagGCCTCCGTCGGCTCGACTCCGCCGCTCCCgcttgccgcggctgcgctcggCTCGCTCGAGGgccgtctctgctgctctcgcggccgcgactgCCCCGGACAGgtgtcgcgtctgctgctgcgtttgCTGGGGCGCTCCTGCCTGAATGTGCGGAGCCCGTCCGCGGCGTTTCTCCTGCTGCTCCAtcgcgcgggcctgctgcgccgacCCTCGGACTTTCTGcggctctgcttcctctACGACGTACACCGGCACATGATCTtcacgcggcggacgcccggggagaaggcgcgacgcggcaaggcgaaaaagaaagaaaacgcgcccagcgcgcgcctcccacAGCAGGAAAGACTGCCgagtggcgcggcggcctcgccgccctgcggcgggaCGAGTGTCTGTGGGGCGTCGAGGTTAGAGGAGCAGCGGAGCGCGTCTGATGCCGGGCGTGGAGACGAGAGGCAACAGCGCGCAGGCtccacgcggccgccggaggTTTGGCCGCCAGATTCCGCGGTGGGCGCGAGGAAGCTTGAAAGAGGAGGTCGGGAGGCAGCTGTTGAGGGCGACTTGAGCCAGATGCCGTCACTCTTTGAAGTGTGTCGCCCGATGGatggcgcgcggccgcgaccccTCCATCTGACGGCTAAGCAGGCAGCGGATCCGACAACGGTCGCGAGAATCCTGGGGCTCGAAGCCCCTctggcgccttctcgcgccaCGGCCGAgcttcgcagcgccgcccggcggcgctccgATGTGCCTCTGCTGAACGGCTGGGAGAGCCTCGTGCGGCAGGTGCTGCGGCGGTGCGCCGAAGGCCTTCCGCTCCACGGTCTCCTTTTCGCGCTGTCGATTGAACGCTTTGGTCTCAGGGCCGCcaagcagctggcggcggcctgcggcggcgacggaggcctCGAGGgactcctgcgcctcgtgaAGTGGATGCGAGAGGAAAAGCGACGAACCGAAGGCCCAGTACCGGCTTACGACTcgagtctctcctcgccggctcccgcgtcgcccgctgtGGCAGCGGAGGCTGAGCTGGCGCAGGCCTCCTCCGTCCTTTCTTCGTCCACCTCGTCTTCGTGCCCGCCAGCCCATTCCTTTTTGCCGccagccgtcgccgcctggagcgcggccctcgcggcggaatcgccgctgccgtcgctggaGACTCTCCCGGAGCCGCCCGAGGCGATGAAGCAGAacttcctcgcgctctcgccctcgctgcggcagcga